In Pelagibius sp. CAU 1746, the following proteins share a genomic window:
- a CDS encoding ABC transporter substrate-binding protein: protein MAEDVPPQTFDPIQSSQIRTWYMWQLAYEGLLRANLDGSLEPVLATSWTVSDDGKTYDFTLRDGAKFSDGSAVTAEDVVASFERLAAEGLPYAQDRFKSLDSVVAVAPGVVRFTLSQSDAGFLLNLGSPFVVGSAIMSKAWLEQHDPKLEMMGTGPFAMVSYSPNQELVLRRNEHYWNQDKAAKVAELTVRYMPEQSAQIAGLLSGQIDLMFPSAESMLQLSRMDNVTTKAVESTNSVRLNVNTNVEPFSNPDFRRAMSLALSREEVVAGAFLGQASPAMQIPSAYSWAPALSELKYHRQDIAKAKELLAKAGYPDGIDITLNHLAGYATYLDRFAEIVKTNLAQIGIRVTIEANQTAVWLDKQNKANYEIMTNEYAYQADPLFYLMPRPGRQGPTPPEMQALIDKARSGPADEYTANLSALQLMQDDLVFPDIAVAARNAWVAYSGKIEPGSVNPEAILSRTFLVDVAIK, encoded by the coding sequence GTGGCAGAGGACGTGCCGCCGCAGACCTTCGACCCCATCCAGTCTTCCCAGATCCGTACCTGGTACATGTGGCAGCTCGCCTACGAAGGGTTGCTGCGGGCCAATCTCGACGGGTCGCTCGAGCCGGTTCTGGCGACGTCCTGGACGGTCAGCGACGACGGCAAGACCTACGATTTCACGCTGCGCGACGGCGCCAAGTTCTCCGACGGCAGCGCAGTCACCGCCGAAGATGTCGTTGCGTCCTTCGAACGCCTGGCCGCCGAGGGGCTCCCCTACGCGCAGGACCGTTTCAAGTCGCTGGACTCGGTGGTTGCGGTCGCTCCGGGCGTTGTTCGTTTCACGCTGTCGCAGTCGGATGCCGGTTTCCTGCTGAACCTCGGCAGCCCCTTCGTTGTCGGCTCGGCCATCATGAGCAAGGCCTGGCTGGAGCAGCACGATCCCAAGCTGGAAATGATGGGCACCGGTCCCTTCGCGATGGTGTCCTACAGCCCTAACCAGGAACTGGTCCTGCGGCGCAACGAGCACTATTGGAATCAGGACAAGGCGGCCAAGGTCGCGGAGCTGACCGTTCGCTACATGCCGGAACAGTCGGCCCAGATCGCCGGCCTGCTTTCGGGGCAGATCGACCTGATGTTCCCCAGCGCCGAAAGCATGCTGCAGCTTTCGCGTATGGACAACGTCACCACCAAGGCGGTGGAGTCGACCAACTCGGTGCGCCTCAACGTCAACACCAACGTGGAGCCGTTCAGCAATCCCGACTTCAGGCGGGCCATGTCGCTGGCGCTGAGCCGCGAAGAGGTTGTCGCAGGTGCTTTCCTGGGCCAGGCATCGCCGGCCATGCAGATCCCTTCGGCCTACTCCTGGGCACCGGCCCTTTCGGAGCTGAAGTACCACCGCCAGGATATCGCCAAGGCCAAGGAACTGCTCGCCAAGGCCGGTTATCCGGACGGTATCGATATCACCCTCAACCACCTCGCCGGTTACGCGACCTATCTGGACCGTTTCGCCGAGATCGTGAAGACGAACCTGGCCCAGATCGGCATCCGCGTCACCATCGAGGCAAACCAGACGGCCGTTTGGCTCGACAAGCAGAACAAGGCGAACTACGAGATCATGACCAACGAGTACGCCTATCAGGCGGACCCGCTGTTCTATCTGATGCCGAGGCCGGGCCGCCAGGGCCCGACGCCGCCGGAAATGCAGGCGCTGATCGACAAGGCGCGCAGCGGGCCGGCGGATGAGTACACCGCCAACCTGAGCGCACTGCAGCTCATGCAGGATGACCTGGTGTTCCCCGACATCGCCGTT